Proteins co-encoded in one Polaromonas vacuolata genomic window:
- the merP gene encoding mercury resistance system periplasmic binding protein MerP, producing the protein MKKLLALVSLLTLAAAPTAYAATKTVTLLVPGMTCAACPFTVKAALSKVEGVSKINVVFDKREATVSFDDAKTTSMALTTATANAGYPSTVKN; encoded by the coding sequence ATGAAAAAATTATTAGCTCTGGTTTCGTTGTTAACTTTAGCCGCCGCACCGACTGCCTACGCGGCCACTAAAACCGTGACACTGTTGGTGCCGGGCATGACTTGTGCTGCTTGTCCCTTTACTGTCAAGGCAGCGCTTTCCAAGGTCGAGGGCGTGAGCAAGATAAATGTAGTCTTCGATAAACGTGAAGCCACGGTAAGTTTTGATGACGCTAAGACCACGTCTATGGCCTTGACCACAGCAACGGCTAATGCGGGTTATCCGTCGACTGTTAAAAACTGA
- a CDS encoding IS30 family transposase produces MIYTHLTRDERYQIAILVKANFNQSEIAKMMDRDKSSISRELRRNRGLRGYRPKQANDKAQERRLACANSPRVADSTWAVVEEKLAEAWSPEQISGHLEASHQPGVSYESIYQYIYADKRAGGTLHKTLRCQKTRKKRSSGRERRGTISHQVSIELRPDIVLERARFGDWEADLVIGAGQKQALVTINERVSRYSIIFHVPFKTAQAVGDALITLLKPFAHCVHTLTTDNGKEFAQHERIASALSADFFFAHPYASWERGANENMNGLIRQFFPKGMRFNCITDDDIALAMHRLNHRPRKCLGYRTPHQVFMEQLESYQHTVALQA; encoded by the coding sequence ATGATTTACACACACCTCACCCGTGACGAACGTTACCAGATTGCAATCCTCGTCAAAGCAAACTTCAATCAAAGTGAAATTGCAAAAATGATGGACCGTGATAAATCGAGCATCAGCCGTGAGTTGCGTCGTAACCGCGGTCTACGAGGCTATCGCCCTAAGCAGGCAAATGACAAAGCCCAAGAACGTAGACTTGCCTGCGCCAATAGTCCTAGAGTTGCTGACTCGACATGGGCTGTAGTGGAGGAAAAGTTGGCTGAGGCTTGGAGCCCCGAGCAAATCAGCGGCCACCTCGAAGCTAGCCACCAACCCGGTGTTAGCTATGAGAGCATTTACCAGTACATCTACGCTGACAAACGCGCGGGCGGCACCTTGCATAAAACACTGCGTTGCCAGAAGACGCGAAAAAAACGCAGCAGTGGCCGTGAACGGCGCGGCACCATCTCTCACCAGGTCTCAATAGAACTGCGACCCGACATCGTGCTTGAGCGTGCGCGCTTTGGCGACTGGGAGGCTGATCTGGTGATTGGTGCCGGGCAGAAGCAAGCACTAGTGACGATTAATGAGCGTGTCTCTCGCTATTCAATAATTTTCCACGTGCCATTCAAAACAGCGCAAGCCGTAGGGGACGCGTTAATCACTTTACTCAAACCGTTCGCTCATTGCGTGCACACTCTCACGACTGATAACGGCAAGGAATTTGCCCAGCATGAACGAATAGCTTCTGCGCTGAGTGCAGATTTCTTTTTCGCCCATCCATACGCCTCGTGGGAGCGTGGGGCGAACGAGAATATGAACGGTTTGATTCGCCAGTTTTTCCCAAAGGGGATGCGCTTTAATTGCATCACCGACGATGACATTGCTTTAGCGATGCACAGGCTCAATCATCGTCCTAGAAAATGTTTAGGGTATCGAACGCCGCATCAGGTTTTTATGGAACAGTTAGAGTCCTATCAGCATACGGTTGCACTTCAAGCTTGA
- a CDS encoding FAD-dependent oxidoreductase has protein sequence MNKKKLLIILTLAALLVAYFVFDLGNYFSLDYLKQSQTTFTAAFAENPVQAVAIFFLVYVLVTAISLPGATILTLAAGALFGALLGTVVVSFASSLGATLAMLASRYVLRDSVQKRFGARLSGLNQGLEKDGAFYLFSLRLIPLVPFFMLNLLMGLTNIKTRTFYWVSQLGMFAATLVYVNAGTQLAAINSLNDIASPGLLLSFVALGLFPLVAKKVVSVFQNKKVYAQWAGQKPKKFDRNLIVIGAGAAGLVTSYIAAVVNAKVTLVEAHKMGGDCLNYGCVPSKALIKSAKLATQMRHAEHYGLDATEPTFSFKRVMARIHEVIKTIAPHDSVERYTGLGVEVLSGYARITNPWTVEITLNTGETQTLTSRSIVISAGAKPVVPPLPGLDAVGYVTSDTLWDEFAKLDAAPARLVVLGGGPIGCELAQSFARLGSKVTQVEMAPRIMMREDQEVSDLARNALTRDGVDVLTGHKALRCERDGERKFIVIAHEGLEQRVEFDALLCAVGRVARLSGYGLEALGIATERTVITNDYLETIYPNIFAAGDVAGPYQFTHVAAHQAWFAAVNALFGDFKRFKVDYSVIPWATFIDPEVARVGLNEQEAREKGIAYEVTQYAIEDLDRAIADGTAYGFVKVLTVPGKDRILGVTIVGEHASDLLTEFVLAMKHGLGLNKILGTIHTYPTLSEANKYAAGEWKRAHAPKRVLAWLGKFHTWRRG, from the coding sequence ATGAATAAAAAAAAGCTCCTAATCATTCTCACCTTGGCAGCTTTGTTGGTTGCTTATTTTGTGTTTGACTTGGGCAACTACTTTAGTTTGGACTATCTCAAGCAAAGCCAAACGACTTTCACCGCTGCATTTGCAGAAAATCCAGTTCAGGCTGTGGCCATATTTTTTCTGGTTTATGTCCTCGTGACCGCTATTTCTTTGCCTGGAGCAACGATTTTGACTCTGGCTGCGGGCGCTTTGTTTGGCGCATTGCTAGGCACGGTTGTCGTGTCTTTCGCTTCAAGTTTGGGCGCCACTCTGGCCATGCTGGCGTCTCGTTATGTGCTGCGCGACAGCGTACAAAAACGCTTTGGTGCGCGCCTGTCAGGTCTTAACCAAGGGCTAGAAAAAGACGGTGCCTTTTATTTGTTTAGCCTGCGTTTGATTCCCTTAGTGCCATTTTTTATGCTCAATTTATTGATGGGCCTGACTAATATCAAGACGCGCACTTTTTACTGGGTCAGTCAGTTGGGCATGTTCGCTGCAACTCTGGTCTACGTTAATGCGGGTACCCAGTTAGCGGCGATTAATTCGCTCAATGACATAGCGTCGCCCGGTTTACTGCTCTCGTTTGTGGCGCTCGGACTGTTTCCATTAGTGGCCAAAAAAGTAGTTAGCGTGTTTCAAAACAAAAAAGTCTATGCCCAATGGGCGGGCCAAAAACCTAAGAAGTTCGACCGTAACCTGATTGTTATTGGTGCAGGCGCAGCAGGATTGGTGACGTCCTATATCGCCGCGGTGGTTAACGCTAAGGTGACATTGGTCGAAGCCCACAAAATGGGCGGCGATTGCCTGAACTACGGCTGCGTGCCGAGCAAAGCCTTGATTAAAAGTGCCAAGCTGGCGACTCAAATGCGTCATGCTGAGCATTATGGTTTGGACGCGACAGAGCCGACCTTTAGTTTTAAACGCGTGATGGCACGCATCCATGAAGTGATTAAAACGATTGCGCCGCACGACAGCGTGGAGCGTTACACCGGGCTGGGTGTTGAGGTGTTATCAGGCTATGCCCGCATCACTAATCCTTGGACGGTAGAGATCACGCTCAACACCGGTGAGACCCAGACGCTGACGTCGCGCAGCATAGTCATTAGCGCGGGTGCCAAGCCGGTCGTGCCGCCACTGCCGGGGCTAGATGCGGTTGGCTATGTGACCAGCGACACGCTGTGGGACGAATTTGCCAAGCTCGATGCAGCCCCAGCGCGGCTAGTCGTGTTGGGCGGTGGCCCGATTGGTTGTGAGCTGGCACAGAGCTTTGCCCGTTTGGGCTCCAAGGTGACGCAGGTCGAGATGGCCCCGCGCATCATGATGCGCGAGGACCAAGAGGTTTCTGACTTGGCCCGCAATGCTTTGACGCGTGACGGCGTTGACGTCTTGACCGGCCACAAAGCGCTGCGCTGCGAACGCGACGGTGAGCGTAAATTTATTGTGATTGCGCATGAAGGCCTAGAGCAGCGAGTTGAATTCGATGCCCTTTTATGCGCTGTTGGACGTGTTGCACGTCTGAGCGGATATGGCTTGGAGGCGCTGGGTATTGCGACTGAGCGAACGGTCATCACCAACGACTATTTGGAAACTATTTATCCGAATATTTTTGCCGCTGGCGATGTCGCAGGCCCGTATCAGTTCACCCATGTCGCTGCGCATCAAGCTTGGTTTGCCGCTGTGAACGCATTGTTTGGCGACTTCAAGCGCTTTAAGGTGGATTACTCTGTGATTCCCTGGGCGACGTTTATTGACCCAGAGGTCGCTAGAGTGGGTTTAAACGAGCAAGAGGCGCGCGAAAAAGGGATTGCCTACGAAGTCACTCAATACGCTATTGAAGACCTAGACCGCGCGATTGCTGACGGCACAGCCTACGGCTTTGTGAAAGTGCTGACAGTGCCGGGCAAAGACCGTATTTTGGGTGTGACGATTGTGGGCGAGCACGCCAGCGACTTGTTAACCGAATTTGTTTTGGCGATGAAACACGGCTTGGGCTTGAATAAAATTCTTGGCACCATACATACTTATCCTACGCTCTCAGAAGCGAACAAATACGCGGCTGGTGAGTGGAAACGCGCACACGCGCCCAAGCGAGTATTGGCCTGGTTGGGTAAATTTCACACTTGGCGCAGAGGGTAA
- a CDS encoding DUF547 domain-containing protein, whose product MIKYFLAALLALQCLVVQAAGFDHSVWDGLLKKHVITLRAGQATQVDYKGMSADHSQLNGYLTKLSAVTRADFDQWDKATQLAYLINAYNAYTVELVLTAYPKLESIKDLGNFFQSPWKKEFFQLLEKKRSLDAVEHELIRGSGRYNEPRIHFAVNCASIGCPALRAQAYVGEQIDAQLEDATKSFLSDRTRNRLEGDSLKISNIFKWYAGDFEKGWRGAKQLNSFLLLYRQPLGLTNAAAAALASGSLNIDYLEYDWRLNSTVASQ is encoded by the coding sequence ATGATTAAATACTTTTTAGCAGCGTTGCTGGCGCTGCAATGCTTGGTCGTGCAGGCGGCCGGTTTTGACCATTCTGTCTGGGATGGTTTGCTTAAAAAACATGTGATTACGCTACGCGCTGGTCAAGCGACGCAAGTCGACTACAAAGGCATGAGTGCTGATCACAGTCAACTCAATGGCTATTTAACTAAGCTTTCAGCCGTGACGCGCGCCGATTTTGACCAATGGGATAAAGCCACGCAACTGGCGTATCTGATTAATGCTTACAACGCCTACACGGTTGAGCTGGTGTTAACGGCTTACCCAAAATTAGAGTCCATCAAAGACTTGGGTAACTTTTTTCAGTCCCCGTGGAAAAAAGAGTTTTTTCAACTGCTTGAAAAAAAACGCTCTCTCGACGCTGTAGAGCATGAATTGATTCGTGGGTCCGGTCGTTATAACGAGCCACGCATTCATTTTGCAGTCAATTGCGCCAGCATTGGTTGCCCCGCGCTGCGGGCGCAGGCCTATGTGGGTGAGCAAATAGATGCGCAGCTAGAAGATGCCACAAAAAGTTTTTTATCTGACCGCACGCGTAATCGCTTGGAGGGTGATAGCTTGAAAATATCTAACATTTTCAAGTGGTACGCTGGCGACTTTGAAAAGGGCTGGCGCGGGGCTAAGCAGCTCAATAGTTTTTTACTGCTTTATCGCCAACCGCTGGGTCTGACGAATGCGGCCGCAGCTGCTTTGGCTTCGGGTAGTTTAAATATTGACTATCTAGAGTACGACTGGCGCTTAAATTCAACAGTCGCAAGTCAGTAA
- a CDS encoding NYN domain-containing protein, with the protein MKIDSILVPTNVLDLWKTALSSLDTVGIKEILQAYPHLGAGFRPGHVNPAIATTRIKAALLTFPELPKEYRAFLQSASSVASVLEYLADAVVVRDAAMLGQCFGMAETFSAMLLDERLTVRTQGFALLADWDGTEPDSAQRSISALALGAKWTVFVDKINSLRLQSPPELKALDSAVAAGLLPSILPLSLRSERTPQDGRQLLELREKRKEVRLLQRALQASSFERDSALSAKLAECRAGDKSAALAKDLALQLSQLQGQFDANVNEQVNARLSHRLLPWLRPAETFASAVAQSADTNLLGRADLLLKKQADTDRLFGLRSQLQDELIRSEAMREKLKAAQLDSLHPLAELEVLSGELAMRITAIKSLLGLTPVMPVAISSAVDQFVLRLSTSISLDEIANLRQALQASESAGLLLDHELHSAYAMMGAATSRVYAQSSLAGDKPQLNPALKGLPLYALEEALAHDLPCTLVVDGHNVLHKLGWLFRSDYEQGFPGKRARQALVQRLQTLSLQRSGLMIHLWFDGPQQGESCASENLQIHFSGGCGENRADKQIVAYLHHLQLSQPTLLRAVVTDDRDEAGQALVTGALAMAVQELALWIA; encoded by the coding sequence ATGAAAATAGATAGCATTTTGGTTCCCACAAATGTTTTAGATCTGTGGAAGACAGCTTTGTCCAGTCTTGATACTGTTGGAATAAAAGAAATACTTCAGGCCTATCCGCACTTGGGCGCCGGCTTTCGACCTGGCCATGTCAATCCTGCAATTGCTACGACCCGTATCAAAGCGGCGTTACTCACTTTCCCGGAACTGCCCAAAGAATACCGCGCCTTCTTGCAGTCGGCATCGTCCGTCGCTAGCGTGTTGGAGTACTTAGCCGATGCGGTGGTGGTGCGCGACGCAGCCATGCTAGGCCAATGTTTTGGTATGGCTGAGACATTTTCTGCAATGTTGCTCGATGAACGCTTAACGGTACGGACTCAAGGTTTTGCGCTGCTAGCCGACTGGGATGGCACAGAGCCAGACTCAGCCCAGCGCAGCATTTCTGCCCTCGCTCTGGGCGCGAAGTGGACTGTTTTTGTAGACAAAATTAATTCTCTGCGCCTGCAGTCACCGCCAGAATTAAAGGCACTGGATTCGGCTGTGGCAGCAGGTCTTTTGCCATCAATTTTGCCTCTGTCACTGCGATCAGAACGCACGCCGCAAGATGGTAGGCAGTTGCTAGAACTGAGAGAAAAACGCAAAGAAGTCAGGTTGCTGCAGCGCGCATTGCAGGCCTCTAGCTTCGAGCGCGATAGCGCGCTGTCTGCAAAACTGGCCGAATGCAGGGCTGGGGATAAGTCTGCGGCTCTGGCAAAGGACTTAGCCTTGCAGTTGTCTCAGTTGCAAGGCCAGTTTGATGCCAACGTCAATGAACAAGTCAACGCACGCTTGAGTCACCGTCTGCTGCCCTGGCTCAGGCCGGCAGAGACTTTTGCCAGTGCTGTAGCGCAAAGCGCCGACACCAATCTTTTGGGGCGCGCAGATTTGTTATTGAAAAAGCAAGCCGACACGGATCGCTTGTTCGGTCTGCGTTCGCAGTTGCAGGACGAACTCATTCGCAGCGAGGCGATGCGCGAAAAACTCAAGGCGGCGCAGCTCGATTCGCTGCACCCGTTGGCTGAGCTGGAAGTGCTGTCTGGCGAGTTGGCGATGCGAATTACAGCGATCAAGTCCTTGCTTGGACTGACACCCGTGATGCCAGTCGCTATTAGTAGCGCGGTTGATCAGTTTGTGCTCAGGCTGAGCACCAGCATTTCGCTGGACGAAATAGCCAACCTACGCCAAGCGCTGCAAGCGAGCGAGAGCGCCGGTCTGCTGTTAGACCACGAACTGCATTCGGCTTACGCCATGATGGGTGCAGCGACTTCCCGGGTCTATGCGCAAAGCAGTCTTGCGGGGGATAAGCCGCAGCTCAATCCTGCCCTCAAGGGTCTACCGCTTTATGCCCTGGAAGAGGCGTTAGCGCATGATTTACCCTGCACCTTGGTGGTGGATGGTCACAACGTGCTGCATAAATTGGGCTGGCTGTTTCGCTCGGATTACGAGCAAGGTTTCCCTGGAAAACGCGCGCGTCAAGCTTTGGTGCAGCGCTTGCAAACACTGAGTTTGCAACGCTCTGGTTTGATGATTCATTTGTGGTTTGACGGCCCCCAGCAGGGCGAGAGCTGCGCTAGCGAGAATTTGCAGATTCATTTCTCAGGTGGTTGCGGTGAGAACCGAGCGGACAAGCAAATCGTGGCTTACCTACACCATTTGCAATTGTCTCAACCGACACTACTTCGCGCAGTCGTGACAGATGACAGAGATGAAGCAGGGCAGGCATTGGTGACCGGTGCATTGGCCATGGCGGTGCAAGAGTTAGCGCTTTGGATTGCTTGA
- a CDS encoding alpha/beta hydrolase has product MRSNSILRLSLISVATLLSACGGGSDTAVVPEETRLQDSRIDFAVTAADAQATTFAAISTQSTDTVDVSTTSRWVGVLGGAGYRIEVPANWNGKLVMYAHGFAGNGNVLSVNNPQIRRYLIQNGYAWAASSYTKNYYDVRAGVEDTNALALEFNKIANARGRTLAAPSKIYITGVSMGGHITAAAIEAETAATAIHKVKYSGAVPMCGVVGDTELFDTFAAMQVSAQAVAGVANNPVTKWSDIQDQVTNALFTTFPSTPTTLGTKYVSILQNLTGGPRPLFAQGLAFGGSFAFAYGTFGSDGTVTGILNKNVLDTNRYTYVIDGDAAGSASINATVQKLTATPDANRLRTDGLRWIPKVNGEFKIPVVTIHTLGDLFVPFNMEQVYQKRVAAKGNSAWLVQRAIRGASHCDFTVAESETAFDDMIKWERDGIKPLGDDVVTPAVVAATSYGCKFTKNTIGPDDTATTTQLRAGIAQTTPACSGSFALTAAQY; this is encoded by the coding sequence ATGCGTTCAAATTCAATCTTACGACTGAGCTTAATTAGTGTCGCCACATTACTGAGCGCCTGCGGTGGTGGTTCAGACACAGCTGTCGTTCCCGAAGAAACTCGTTTGCAAGACAGTCGCATAGACTTTGCCGTGACTGCTGCCGATGCGCAAGCCACCACCTTCGCAGCTATCTCGACACAGAGCACGGATACGGTCGACGTCAGCACGACTAGCCGCTGGGTCGGCGTCTTGGGCGGCGCAGGTTATCGTATAGAAGTGCCGGCTAATTGGAACGGCAAGCTGGTCATGTATGCACACGGCTTTGCTGGCAATGGCAATGTGTTGTCAGTTAATAACCCGCAAATTCGCCGCTATCTGATTCAAAACGGCTACGCTTGGGCCGCGTCCAGTTACACCAAAAATTACTACGATGTGCGCGCTGGCGTAGAGGACACCAATGCGTTAGCACTCGAATTCAATAAGATTGCAAACGCTAGAGGCAGAACGCTCGCAGCACCTTCCAAAATCTACATCACCGGCGTGTCTATGGGTGGACACATTACCGCAGCAGCGATTGAGGCAGAAACAGCGGCCACCGCTATACACAAAGTGAAATACAGCGGCGCCGTACCTATGTGCGGCGTAGTCGGTGACACTGAATTGTTCGATACTTTTGCCGCGATGCAGGTGTCGGCTCAAGCCGTCGCTGGCGTAGCTAACAACCCAGTGACTAAATGGTCAGACATTCAAGATCAGGTCACTAACGCGCTTTTCACAACCTTCCCGTCAACGCCAACAACACTCGGCACCAAGTACGTATCCATACTCCAAAACCTCACTGGCGGTCCACGTCCGCTGTTTGCGCAAGGTCTGGCTTTTGGTGGCAGTTTTGCTTTTGCCTACGGCACTTTCGGCAGTGACGGCACGGTGACAGGCATACTGAATAAGAATGTTCTGGACACCAATCGCTATACCTACGTCATAGACGGTGACGCAGCGGGTTCAGCAAGCATCAACGCGACGGTCCAGAAGCTGACGGCGACGCCAGACGCCAACCGTCTGCGCACCGACGGCCTACGTTGGATTCCCAAGGTCAATGGTGAATTCAAAATTCCGGTCGTCACGATTCATACCTTGGGCGATTTGTTTGTGCCGTTCAACATGGAGCAGGTCTACCAAAAGCGAGTCGCTGCCAAGGGCAACAGCGCTTGGTTAGTGCAGCGCGCGATTCGCGGCGCCAGTCACTGTGATTTCACCGTGGCTGAATCGGAAACCGCTTTTGACGACATGATTAAGTGGGAGCGCGACGGCATCAAGCCGCTAGGCGATGACGTAGTCACGCCAGCCGTGGTGGCCGCAACCAGCTACGGCTGCAAGTTCACCAAAAACACCATAGGGCCGGATGACACCGCCACCACCACCCAGCTGCGCGCAGGCATTGCACAAACCACGCCGGCTTGTTCCGGCTCGTTCGCCCTGACCGCTGCGCAGTATTGA